In one Macaca nemestrina isolate mMacNem1 chromosome 2, mMacNem.hap1, whole genome shotgun sequence genomic region, the following are encoded:
- the LOC105470382 gene encoding N-alpha-acetyltransferase 50 isoform X2 — protein sequence MKGRIELGDVTPHNIKQLKRLNQVIFPVSYNDKFYKDVLEVGELAKLAYFNDIAVGAVCCRVDHSQNQKRLYIMTLGCLAPYRRLGIGTKMLNHVLNICEKDGTFDNIYLHVQISNESAIDFYRKFGFEIIETKKNYYKRIEPADAHVLQKNLKVPSGQNADVQKTDN from the exons CCGGATCGAGCTGGGAGATGTGACACCACACAATATTAAACAGTTGAAAAGACTGAATCAGGTCATCTTTCCAGTCAGCTACAATGACAAGTTCTACAAGGATGTGCTGGAGGTTGGCGAGCTAGCAAAACTTG CCTATTTCAATGATATTGCTGTAGGTGCGGTATGCTGTAGGGTGGATCATTCACAGAATCAGAAGAGACTTTACATCATGACACTAGGATGTCTGGCACCTTACCGAAGGCTAGGAATAG GAACTAAAATGTTAAATCATGTCTTAAACATCTGTGAAAAAGATGGTACTTTTGACAACATTTATCT GCATGTCCAGATCAGCAACGAGTCGGCAATTGACTTCTACAGGAAGTTTGGCTTTGAGATTATTGAGACAAAGAAGAACTACTATAAGAGGATAGAGCCTGCAGATGCTCATGTGCTGCAGAAAAACCTCAAAGTTCCTTCTGGTCAGAATGCAGATGTGCAAAAGACAGACAACTGA
- the LOC105470382 gene encoding N-alpha-acetyltransferase 50 isoform X1, which produces MKGSRIELGDVTPHNIKQLKRLNQVIFPVSYNDKFYKDVLEVGELAKLAYFNDIAVGAVCCRVDHSQNQKRLYIMTLGCLAPYRRLGIGTKMLNHVLNICEKDGTFDNIYLHVQISNESAIDFYRKFGFEIIETKKNYYKRIEPADAHVLQKNLKVPSGQNADVQKTDN; this is translated from the exons TAGCCGGATCGAGCTGGGAGATGTGACACCACACAATATTAAACAGTTGAAAAGACTGAATCAGGTCATCTTTCCAGTCAGCTACAATGACAAGTTCTACAAGGATGTGCTGGAGGTTGGCGAGCTAGCAAAACTTG CCTATTTCAATGATATTGCTGTAGGTGCGGTATGCTGTAGGGTGGATCATTCACAGAATCAGAAGAGACTTTACATCATGACACTAGGATGTCTGGCACCTTACCGAAGGCTAGGAATAG GAACTAAAATGTTAAATCATGTCTTAAACATCTGTGAAAAAGATGGTACTTTTGACAACATTTATCT GCATGTCCAGATCAGCAACGAGTCGGCAATTGACTTCTACAGGAAGTTTGGCTTTGAGATTATTGAGACAAAGAAGAACTACTATAAGAGGATAGAGCCTGCAGATGCTCATGTGCTGCAGAAAAACCTCAAAGTTCCTTCTGGTCAGAATGCAGATGTGCAAAAGACAGACAACTGA